The Myxococcaceae bacterium JPH2 genome has a window encoding:
- a CDS encoding FBP domain-containing protein, producing the protein MFRLETDRALIQAFRPRDRRVIEMPKGVSFPHFVRDYLAWTETSGARVYLVFAATGSVKPIGIIFRRDSLGGERMASMCEWCHTYGGSSEVGLLTTDVNSKRRVGVSLCADLRCKDRLEDAANRSGRHPGEILAELRARMSRFAQEVLDFKVEQASPVELSDDRN; encoded by the coding sequence GTGTTCCGACTCGAGACTGACCGGGCGCTCATCCAGGCATTCCGACCGAGAGATCGCCGGGTCATTGAGATGCCCAAGGGCGTCTCCTTTCCCCATTTCGTCCGGGACTATCTCGCCTGGACGGAGACCTCGGGCGCGCGCGTGTACCTCGTCTTCGCCGCGACGGGCAGCGTGAAGCCGATTGGCATCATCTTCCGCCGGGATTCCCTGGGGGGAGAGCGCATGGCGAGCATGTGCGAGTGGTGCCACACCTATGGCGGGTCGTCCGAGGTGGGGCTGCTGACCACGGACGTGAACAGCAAGCGCCGGGTGGGCGTGAGTCTTTGCGCGGACCTGCGTTGCAAGGATCGGCTGGAGGACGCGGCCAATCGTTCCGGTCGCCATCCAGGAGAGATTCTCGCGGAGCTGCGCGCGCGGATGTCCCGCTTCGCGCAAGAGGTCCTGGACTTCAAGGTCGAGCAGGCGTCACCGGTCGAACTGTCTGACGACAGGAATTGA
- a CDS encoding spore coat protein U domain-containing protein, protein MNRRDVRGRGGGLFLAGLCALVPASAGASCSLQGIVGLSFGAYNPGSAVPLDTVGSVGYRCDLLQLSVVNISLSRGSSGSYAARQMQGPSSNTLSYNLYMDAAHLTVWGDGSSGTSRYGPVLPILGADVSLPVYGRIPALQNVASGAYSDTVVVTMTF, encoded by the coding sequence ATGAATAGGCGCGACGTGCGAGGGCGCGGGGGTGGCCTCTTCCTCGCGGGACTGTGTGCGTTGGTGCCCGCGTCGGCGGGGGCCTCGTGTTCCTTGCAGGGAATCGTGGGCCTGAGCTTCGGCGCGTACAATCCGGGCTCCGCGGTGCCGCTCGATACGGTGGGGAGCGTGGGCTACCGCTGTGACTTGCTGCAGTTGTCGGTGGTCAACATCTCCTTGAGCCGAGGCAGCTCGGGCAGCTACGCCGCTCGGCAGATGCAGGGACCTTCCTCCAATACCCTCTCCTACAACCTCTACATGGACGCGGCGCACCTGACGGTCTGGGGCGATGGCAGCTCGGGCACGTCACGCTATGGGCCGGTGCTGCCCATTCTCGGGGCGGACGTGAGCCTGCCTGTCTATGGCAGGATTCCCGCCCTCCAGAACGTGGCGTCGGGCGCGTATTCCGACACGGTGGTGGTGACGATGACCTTCTGA
- a CDS encoding class I SAM-dependent methyltransferase, with protein sequence MTEPQPPDSRHDDALTEFDLPLVQRLALQLQVTVLSVLLRASDVLLVVLRPRLLGPYLGIWWEGILRTPYRARRSFEVVRALQASGQRFRELVYGETPLVTALFVLKRAGVGPSSRLVDLGAGRGRVLIAASWLGSLAHGVELLAEHVNRVAPRLRAAGMTLEEGDMMRADLSQATHVFTNWVALGDETKARLVAHLRTCQPGTRIITVTRSIEAEDFPRRSRHWALFSWGLEAVWVHEYRPKAPPELA encoded by the coding sequence ATGACCGAGCCCCAGCCCCCGGACTCACGCCACGACGACGCGTTGACGGAGTTCGACCTCCCGCTCGTCCAACGGCTCGCGCTCCAGCTCCAGGTGACGGTGCTCAGCGTCCTCCTGCGCGCCAGCGACGTGCTGCTCGTGGTGCTGCGTCCCCGTCTGCTTGGGCCCTACCTGGGAATCTGGTGGGAAGGGATTCTGCGCACGCCCTACCGCGCGCGACGTTCGTTCGAGGTCGTCCGCGCGCTGCAAGCCAGCGGGCAGCGCTTCCGCGAACTGGTGTATGGCGAAACGCCGCTCGTCACCGCGCTGTTTGTCTTGAAGCGCGCCGGGGTCGGGCCCTCAAGCCGGCTGGTGGACCTGGGCGCGGGCCGAGGCCGCGTACTCATCGCGGCGAGCTGGCTGGGCTCGCTCGCGCACGGCGTGGAGCTGCTCGCGGAGCACGTGAATCGGGTCGCCCCGAGACTCCGGGCCGCGGGCATGACGCTGGAAGAGGGAGACATGATGCGGGCGGACCTGAGCCAGGCCACGCATGTCTTCACCAACTGGGTAGCGCTCGGCGATGAGACGAAGGCCCGGCTGGTCGCGCACCTGCGCACCTGCCAACCCGGAACGCGCATCATCACCGTGACCCGGTCCATCGAGGCCGAGGACTTCCCGCGCCGCTCGCGGCACTGGGCCCTCTTCTCCTGGGGTTTGGAAGCGGTGTGGGTCCACGAATATCGCCCCAAGGCTCCGCCCGAGCTGGCATGA
- a CDS encoding class I SAM-dependent methyltransferase, with protein sequence MLPRAADALPPHPRLPLLVTTSDRVDDDLSTRARLAAEDAGVPFVARHHKLPLKKLLAETADALVVFEAEAVSLVDAEGVLRFSPGLGHLRIRQLDAGVPEDMLLRVAGLREGEHVLDCTLGLGADAQVAARIVGPSGAVTGLEKSPALYLLVRHGLEGLPRHPAACAIRVVHADASEHLRTLPSGAFDVVLFDPMFERQRKSSAAFEALRRHADYSPLTRETVAEAQRVARRAVVLKGSRYSQDFKKLGIQPEPARPNATVLWAKLPGISAAP encoded by the coding sequence ATGCTTCCGCGAGCTGCTGACGCGCTCCCACCCCACCCTCGCCTCCCGCTGCTCGTCACCACCTCGGACCGGGTGGATGACGACCTGTCCACGCGCGCGCGCCTCGCGGCCGAGGACGCGGGGGTGCCCTTCGTGGCGCGGCACCACAAGCTCCCGCTCAAGAAGCTGCTCGCGGAGACGGCGGATGCGCTCGTCGTCTTCGAGGCGGAGGCCGTGTCGCTGGTGGACGCCGAGGGCGTGCTGCGCTTCTCGCCGGGCCTGGGACACCTGCGCATCCGGCAGCTCGACGCGGGCGTGCCCGAGGACATGCTCCTGCGCGTCGCCGGACTGCGCGAGGGCGAGCACGTCCTCGACTGCACCCTGGGCCTGGGCGCGGACGCGCAGGTGGCGGCGCGAATCGTGGGGCCCTCGGGCGCGGTGACGGGTCTGGAGAAGAGTCCCGCCCTGTACCTCCTCGTCCGCCACGGACTCGAAGGGCTTCCTCGTCATCCCGCCGCGTGCGCCATCCGCGTGGTGCACGCCGACGCGTCGGAGCACCTGCGCACGCTTCCCTCGGGCGCCTTCGACGTGGTGCTCTTCGACCCGATGTTCGAGCGTCAGCGCAAGTCCTCCGCCGCCTTCGAGGCGCTGCGCCGCCACGCGGACTACAGCCCCCTCACGCGAGAGACCGTGGCCGAGGCCCAGCGCGTCGCGCGCCGCGCGGTGGTGCTCAAGGGCTCGCGCTACTCGCAGGACTTCAAGAAGCTAGGCATCCAGCCAGAGCCCGCGCGCCCCAACGCCACCGTCCTCTGGGCGAAGCTCCCTGGCATCAGCGCCGCGCCATGA
- the uvrA gene encoding excinuclease ABC subunit UvrA, producing MTRRSPPPSRASTAPQSPSACVRVRGARQHNLRDVDVDIPRDALVVFTGVSGSGKSSLAFGTLYAEAQRRYFESVAPYARRLLDQVGVPEVDSIEGLPPAVALQQQRGTPTTRSSVGSVTTLSNSLRLLYSRAGTYPPKQPHLEAEAFSPNTPAGACPQCHGLGRVYEVTERSLVPDDSLTIRERAIAAWPPAWHGQNLRDILVSLGYDVDRPWRELPKKDRDWILFTEEQPVVPVYAGLTPQETRRALQRKDPPSYMGTFSGARRYVLQTFASTESPAIKKRVQQHLLSQECPLCHGKRLRLESLSVTFAGVDIGELSRQPLTRVAEALRPTAEGTARGWAQLVREHPEKALVAERLARDVLGRIQVLVDLGLGYLSLERSTPTLSPGELQRLRLATQIRSNLFGVVYVLDEPSAGLHPADTQALLQALELLKRSGNSLFVVEHEVEVIRAADWVVDIGPAAGEQGGQVLYSGPPAGLEAVEASQTRRFLREADLAVRRTPRAPQGQLQLRDITRNNLHHLDVDIPLKALTTVTGISGSGKSSLVSQVLVELVSRHLGHANPTEEPEEGEELERAVPLTLGGRIHGGMEDIQRLVVVDQRPIGRTPRSNLATYTGLFDNVRKLFAGTKEARARKYDAGRFSFNVPKGRCETCAGEGFVSVELIFLPSVFAPCPTCHGARYNARTLEIQYRGKNIAEVLRMTVDAAHEFFADVSHVMRSLGVLREVGLGYLRLGQPATELSGGEAQRIKLATELQRTQHGDTLYVLDEPTTGLHPADVEKLLAQLDRLVNAGNTVLLVEHDMSLVARSDWVIDIGPGAGEAGGRVVAQGTPAEVAQSHESRTAPFLARALGGTRGHARHPVASPARRSRTASSH from the coding sequence ATGACCCGACGAAGTCCGCCGCCCTCCCGGGCGTCCACCGCGCCCCAGTCGCCCAGCGCTTGCGTTCGCGTGCGAGGCGCCCGTCAGCACAACCTCCGCGACGTCGATGTCGACATTCCTCGCGACGCGCTCGTGGTCTTCACCGGGGTCTCCGGCTCGGGCAAGTCCTCGCTGGCCTTCGGGACGCTCTACGCGGAGGCGCAGCGGCGCTACTTCGAGTCGGTGGCGCCCTACGCGCGACGCCTGCTCGACCAGGTCGGCGTCCCCGAGGTCGACTCCATCGAGGGGCTCCCGCCCGCCGTCGCCCTCCAGCAACAGCGCGGCACGCCCACGACGCGCTCGTCGGTGGGCAGCGTCACGACGCTGTCCAACTCGCTGCGCCTGCTGTACTCGCGCGCGGGCACCTATCCGCCCAAGCAGCCCCACCTGGAGGCCGAGGCGTTCTCGCCCAACACGCCCGCGGGCGCGTGTCCGCAGTGCCACGGGTTGGGCCGCGTGTATGAAGTCACCGAGCGCTCGCTCGTACCGGACGACTCGCTCACCATCCGCGAGCGCGCCATCGCCGCGTGGCCGCCCGCATGGCACGGCCAGAACCTGCGCGACATCCTCGTGTCGCTCGGGTACGACGTGGACCGCCCCTGGCGCGAGCTGCCCAAGAAGGACCGCGATTGGATCCTCTTCACCGAGGAGCAGCCCGTCGTCCCGGTCTACGCGGGGCTGACGCCGCAGGAGACCCGGCGCGCGTTGCAGCGCAAGGATCCGCCCAGCTACATGGGCACCTTCTCCGGCGCGCGGCGCTACGTGCTCCAGACGTTCGCGAGCACGGAGAGCCCCGCCATCAAGAAGCGCGTGCAGCAGCACCTGCTGAGCCAGGAGTGCCCGCTCTGCCACGGCAAGCGCCTGCGTCTCGAATCCCTCTCCGTGACGTTCGCGGGCGTGGACATCGGTGAGCTGTCACGCCAGCCGCTCACCCGAGTCGCCGAGGCGTTGCGCCCCACCGCGGAAGGGACAGCGCGCGGCTGGGCCCAGCTCGTGCGCGAGCATCCCGAGAAGGCCCTGGTGGCCGAGCGCCTCGCGCGCGACGTGCTCGGGCGCATCCAGGTGTTGGTGGACTTGGGGCTCGGTTACTTGTCGTTGGAGCGCAGCACGCCCACGCTGTCACCCGGCGAGCTTCAGCGCTTGCGGCTGGCCACGCAGATCCGCTCCAACCTGTTCGGCGTGGTGTACGTGCTCGATGAACCGTCGGCGGGGCTGCATCCCGCGGACACGCAGGCGCTCCTCCAGGCCCTCGAGTTGCTCAAGCGCTCGGGCAACTCCCTCTTCGTCGTGGAGCACGAGGTCGAGGTCATCCGCGCGGCGGACTGGGTGGTGGACATCGGGCCCGCCGCGGGCGAGCAGGGCGGACAGGTGCTCTACAGCGGTCCTCCCGCAGGACTGGAAGCCGTGGAGGCGTCGCAGACGCGGCGCTTCCTGCGCGAGGCGGACCTCGCCGTGCGCCGCACGCCCCGCGCGCCCCAAGGTCAACTCCAGTTGCGAGACATCACCCGCAACAACCTGCACCACCTCGACGTCGACATCCCGCTCAAGGCCCTCACCACCGTGACGGGCATCTCGGGCTCGGGCAAGTCGAGTCTGGTGAGCCAGGTGTTGGTGGAGCTGGTGTCTCGGCACCTGGGCCACGCGAACCCCACCGAGGAGCCCGAGGAGGGCGAGGAGCTGGAGCGCGCCGTGCCGCTCACGCTCGGCGGGAGGATTCACGGCGGCATGGAGGACATCCAGCGGCTGGTGGTGGTGGACCAGAGGCCCATCGGCCGCACGCCGCGCTCGAACCTCGCCACGTACACGGGCCTCTTCGACAACGTGCGCAAGCTCTTCGCCGGGACGAAGGAGGCGCGGGCGCGCAAGTACGACGCCGGGCGCTTCTCCTTCAACGTGCCCAAGGGACGCTGCGAGACGTGCGCGGGCGAGGGCTTCGTCAGCGTCGAGCTCATCTTCCTGCCCAGCGTCTTCGCGCCCTGCCCCACGTGCCACGGCGCCCGCTACAACGCCCGGACACTGGAGATTCAATACCGAGGCAAGAACATCGCCGAGGTGCTGCGCATGACCGTGGATGCGGCGCACGAGTTCTTCGCGGACGTGTCGCATGTGATGCGCTCGCTCGGCGTGTTGCGCGAGGTGGGCCTGGGCTACTTGAGACTGGGCCAACCCGCCACGGAGCTGTCGGGGGGCGAAGCCCAGCGCATCAAGCTCGCGACGGAACTCCAGCGCACCCAGCATGGGGACACGCTGTACGTATTGGACGAGCCCACCACGGGGCTCCATCCCGCGGATGTGGAGAAGCTCCTGGCGCAGCTCGATCGCCTGGTGAACGCGGGCAACACGGTGCTGCTGGTGGAGCACGACATGAGCCTCGTGGCACGAAGCGACTGGGTCATCGACATCGGCCCTGGGGCCGGCGAGGCCGGCGGGCGCGTCGTGGCCCAGGGCACTCCCGCGGAGGTGGCGCAGTCCCACGAGAGTCGCACCGCGCCGTTCCTCGCGAGGGCGCTGGGAGGCACTCGCGGACATGCGCGCCATCCCGTAGCATCACCTGCCCGCCGCTCCCGCACCGCGAGCTCCCACTGA
- a CDS encoding YdeI/OmpD-associated family protein — MKTSTRKTTAKKTVAKKTVAKKTVAKKTAAKKTAAKKTVAKKAPVKEPDTSRLQRALHPMPPFVERALQEHRLVEAYRQRPAYQRNDYVGWISRAKQEATRQKRLNQMLEELAAGHGYMRMAWRPKS; from the coding sequence ATGAAGACCTCAACCCGAAAGACCACAGCCAAGAAGACCGTGGCGAAGAAGACCGTGGCGAAGAAGACCGTGGCGAAGAAGACCGCAGCCAAGAAGACCGCAGCCAAGAAGACCGTCGCGAAGAAGGCTCCGGTGAAGGAGCCGGACACCTCGCGCCTCCAGAGGGCGCTGCACCCCATGCCACCGTTCGTCGAGCGGGCCCTCCAGGAGCACCGGCTCGTGGAGGCCTACAGGCAGCGTCCGGCCTACCAGCGGAATGACTACGTAGGGTGGATCTCCCGCGCCAAACAGGAAGCGACCCGGCAGAAGCGCCTGAACCAGATGCTGGAGGAGCTGGCCGCGGGCCACGGCTACATGCGCATGGCGTGGCGCCCCAAGTCCTGA